ATTAAGACATATCCCGTACATCTTAAttgtccttcgagccggatttgaATCAGCGACCGCAGTACGGTTGAACCGTGATTTACAGTACACAATCGTTGATTAAAAATGTCTTATTTTTACCAACTCCAAAGGAGGTtacttatttgtgttttttttatgttcagcATTTTTTTTCGATGGActgatgtaaattttttttttttgcgttttgTTTGCTCCCGTATAGCTTCGGAATAGTCAAATATTAATTGGATAGGACCTTGAACTTCGAAGATGCAGGGGGAACTCCGCAATATCAGAAAAGATTTCGATGATTTCTTGTGCTGTATTCAATATAGCTTTAATAAACTAcgagtatattaaaatatttttggataacCTAGATCTTCGAAGACGCGGCATGGAACACCTTAAAACAAAATCGGATGAGAAATGTTTTGGGTTAATTcgaatttaaatgtgttttgtaacaaataagcaaaataaaatactttgtaaaaaataaataaataataataaccgaCTTCTAGGACCATTACAAACCTAAAAAAGTATGTTCTTAGGCGCAGCATCAAAAGGGTTATTTATATACGGCAGGGCATAATATCATCATCGCCGCCCATAACTATAAGCGTTGAAACTTAATAATAGTTGATaagctattaataaattacaacgCCTTTTCTATAagcatacaaattatttagtatataggtaagtaaatatttccTCGCGCCTGCCGCGGTTGCGGGCCCGCAATTCCTGtagaatgtaaatatatacttatatcaaaaataaatgcacGTTTTACAACGAGTTTTACGCCCTCAGTGTGCGCGGTTGTACGCGGTACCCGCTGTAATGACGGGCAAGTAGAATCGCGTGGGTCGCGGTCAATACGCCGCATCCGCACCCGCAGTTTCGGCGGTTAGCGCCCGCGGGTGTACAGAAATGCGACGCCATTTTGCTTCAGTGACTTTTATTACACATCACGTGATCGTTTCTGGGATGTATCCATGTCGTTCTGGAACTTAACTCACCGTTAACCGCCTGTTTTGCGCTAATCGGCCGCCAAGTTTGCGGGTGATAGTCCCAACCGCGGCGGTtgcaaatcgcacagatctccggtcgtcgtgagtttgtaaataaaacaggtGTGTTTCGATCGCGGCGGGCGCGGATAATAACTGCCTTGTGAGTTCTTAACGCAAGAcatgaaataacaaatatattcaactaCGTTTAAAGTACCTATACCTTATTAACACATATAGCTTATTTGCGCAACGGTCatcaattatgatttttatcttTCATACAGACATAGCGACGCTGATTTGTTTTAACTACTACGATAAAGATTTGTATCATCGATATCTTTTAGGAATGGGTCCTTATATATAAATGGTATCAGGTAATTTAATGTGTTTTGCTTGGGAAGCAAAAGCAGaataatgtataagaaatatattgcaATTGTTTTGTCCGTGCTGCTGTCAGCAGCTGAAGCTAACAGCGTTGCTTATAAGGAGAAGCCAGCTCTTGAGTTGCTTCAGGATGGGAAGTAAGTGCATTaacacaattaaatatttaaaattctattaaaatcgTTATACCTAATAATCAATCAATCGGTTTGACAGCGGCAGTATTTAAGTATCTAGGTATCTACCTACTACCTATTTATAATTGCTTTATGAAAAACCGACGATAAATAGCAGCTTAGGCTTtgtgttttgtataattttgtaggtGTTCCCGAGGGGCTAATAACTATTCTTCATCATTCTATTTCTATTTCCTCCCTCTCTATATGTAATTACGTATATGCACCAGATGACAATATGATCAAACTTCGAGTCGCTAAACAGCTGAATTACGAAGTCCACAACTTAGGCATTTTAGTAcctacattaattataatgaagtaTGTTCCTTATAATCTgtctaaaaatatgtaagtattgtaGTTACATCCATTTATAAAGACTAAACAGGACCAAAAGTTCACGCGACAAATGCTACGAGTAAagacttatattaatataaaacaagtcCTGTCACGTCggtctgggcccttattctgtatgatagtgtaaacgcgtaacgcggccgtgtcatgttatcttcgagaaatgtgcgtggaatggtattctgtaagccaaatttctatagtcctaaacatgatgcgttgtgttacgtgcttgttacgcactgtcaaaataacgtgcgggatagagaataaggcccctggcccctgtttaggactatagaaatttggcttacagaataccattccacgcacatttctcgaagataacatgacacggccgcgttacgcgttcacactatcatacagaatacgGGCCCTGAAcgtaataaattcaaaaactacatACCCAACGCATTTCCATATGGTTTTTCGTCAATGGATGGAACGATTCAtgaatataattcattaaatataatttgtaagcaATTTTAAAAAGCCGAGCGATGACGCGCGCTTAGATAGACACTGCGACCGAAAAAATAATCGTAggcatacatatattatgatcCCGTACCAATAACCAAAATGGAACCGGGGCGGGTCATTTAAAATAAGAGTTAAAAGGCACATAGCCtcataaaattatgtacctacttacctattaatttcaTGAACAGGAGCTGGGAAGGTTTAGGTTTGTCCGCAAAAGTGAATGATTATGTGGACAATACAATATCCATGATCGTGCCGTTCATCGAGACCCATGGACTTGACCCAATGCCCCTGCCCGATGTGGTTGAAGGTTTTGAAGTcgtaagttttgtttattcaatttaatgcATTGTGTATTTCCAATAAGTGATGTATAAATCGTTTTTATGGTTTGCCCATCTAGCCAAGTTTGGGTAGCTTATAAAAGATAAACACATCACGCGAAACATGAATTCAACCATCCCATTTTATCCTGATAAGTGACTACTAACATTGTTCgataataaaaagtgtaagaCAATATTATGCAGAATTGAATTGAATCCTAATTGTGAACCAGCGGGGGATGGAGGGTTTTTATTTCCCTGACTACAGGAACCTATGGGTGACCGTATAATGAATCAGGGCTTCTACTTGGTGGGTACATATACCTATAAAGtacatataatgtaatatgtatttaattataatatacttacctacctaCAGTTATATGTGTCATTGTCATTGTCCTTTGTTTACAGAGGCCACTACTCATCACATACAGCGCGTGGTTGAAGATTCATAACGGCAGCATGCGTGGTTTGGTGAATGTGGCACGCTCGGGTGACCAAAACGTCTACTACTTTGCCAAAATGTTGCGTGTGCGCCTTCGTTTGCAGTTCAGAAATCTTGAAGTTGGTGTTGATACTTATCacgaaaaacaataattattcatcgacaatcttataaaataacaaattggtAGCTTATCTGTTTAGACTTATATAATCTATTACCAAATCTCTCCAACATTTAGATCCCGCCGCGTAGATAGATTTAGATTAAGTATATCCTTCTTCGGGATGTAAGTTCCGCGTTTTACTTTTCAggaaaattttatcgaaatatgatattatttattttaatagaaatcgCTTTATTCGTCTGCCTATTAAACGGTTGATGTgttttttcaaacaaacactataCCTATAGGTAGaacttattatcaattataatttcgcATTTATTGTACCTATTAGTAGAGTAATGAATATATTCAGAGCTTTAATATGTGataaattaatgtaagtaaataactaGCCcatcagaataaaaatatagggattaatatttattgtctttCAGTTCGTGTACAGATACTTGGTAAAAGTGATGAACATTGGACCAACTGGTGGTATTGTTGGATCTCTCAACCGCTTTGTAGTCACTGTGGACTTGCTCTTTGATTTTAACAACGACGAAATACATCTCCAAGAATTTTCACTAACAGACATCGGGTAcgcgtatattatattataattagttattgcTTAGACTATGTAAAAAGGACGCGCCATGTGCTTATTGCCGCATACAAAAAAATCTGTCACTTTAAatgtacttaattacataaaaagtgAAACACTCGTATTATACTGAATTGTATTATGAATACACTCATCCATAAATATAGGTATCTAAAATGCTAATGTTTTGTTTACGCACACTAATCTGTCATATACTTACtaacaatagttttataaatgtgtgCATGAGCATTTGATCATTTGAGAAAGGCCTTGCCAGACCATACATGCCGCGTCCTTCGTATATTGTCTAAGAGTTAttgcgtttattttattataagtacctacttataacgTGTGATCTTTGAAATATGTCTAAtcctatttataattgtattatacaaaattt
The sequence above is drawn from the Manduca sexta isolate Smith_Timp_Sample1 chromosome 28, JHU_Msex_v1.0, whole genome shotgun sequence genome and encodes:
- the LOC115445746 gene encoding mite allergen Der f 7; translation: MYKKYIAIVLSVLLSAAEANSVAYKEKPALELLQDGKSWEGLGLSAKVNDYVDNTISMIVPFIETHGLDPMPLPDVVEGFEVRPLLITYSAWLKIHNGSMRGLVNVARSGDQNVYYFAKMLRVRLRLQFRNLEFVYRYLVKVMNIGPTGGIVGSLNRFVVTVDLLFDFNNDEIHLQEFSLTDIGRLRVRLTGNILVDWLVNPVINVFMRIFDNVIIHAVASNIRSAINSALGVINSNVQDIVQALEAFN